One segment of Spiroplasma kunkelii CR2-3x DNA contains the following:
- a CDS encoding DUF2649 family protein — protein sequence MQNDWIKLKEFFIHIFLFIDKTNVESITMWNLTQNEYLTLMVGIWIVILFLTWFLMWMVFKIVGYFK from the coding sequence GAATTAAATTAAAAGAGTTTTTTATTCATATATTTTTGTTTATAGATAAAACGAATGTTGAAAGTATTACAATGTGGAATTTAACACAAAATGAATATTTAACTTTAATGGTTGGTATTTGAATTGTTATTTTGTTCTTAACTTGGTTTTTAATGTGAATGGTTTTTAAGATAGTTGGGTATTTTAAATAA